One window of the Actinomyces wuliandei genome contains the following:
- a CDS encoding glycerophosphodiester phosphodiesterase — MATERTVSSRPQVIPHRGGSREVPENTWSAVEHVKRLGLDWMETDLRLSADGVPVLCHDVDLERLAGDPRQVREVMWAELADLDAGDARGLVCLPDLLAAYPDLRLNVDLKESDVVQPALQAVRDADALDRVRFASFSARRLAVLRRQEPRATTSLGRVDVLGLMLLSEASVPLPHTRWGWTRGRVDAVQVPETYRGVTVVTPRLVAAAHRMGLEVHVWTVDLPEQMRRLARLNVDAIMTDVPTLAQEVLTRKKGTGRQGRQRP; from the coding sequence GTGGCTACCGAGAGGACTGTGAGCAGCCGCCCGCAGGTGATCCCCCACCGCGGTGGCAGCCGGGAGGTCCCGGAGAACACCTGGAGCGCGGTCGAGCACGTGAAGAGGCTGGGGCTGGACTGGATGGAGACAGACCTGCGCCTGAGCGCGGACGGCGTGCCTGTCCTCTGTCACGACGTGGACCTGGAACGACTGGCTGGGGACCCTCGTCAGGTCCGGGAAGTGATGTGGGCCGAGCTTGCCGACCTGGACGCCGGTGACGCTCGTGGGCTCGTCTGCCTGCCCGACCTCCTGGCAGCGTACCCGGACCTGCGTCTCAACGTGGACCTCAAGGAGTCCGACGTCGTCCAGCCTGCCTTGCAGGCTGTGCGGGACGCTGACGCGCTGGACCGTGTCCGCTTTGCCTCCTTCTCCGCGCGGCGCCTGGCGGTGCTACGACGCCAGGAGCCCAGGGCCACCACCTCGCTGGGGAGAGTCGATGTCCTCGGCCTCATGCTGCTGAGCGAGGCCTCAGTGCCGCTGCCGCACACCCGCTGGGGCTGGACCCGTGGTCGGGTGGACGCGGTCCAGGTGCCTGAGACCTACCGGGGAGTGACCGTGGTGACTCCCCGCCTCGTTGCCGCAGCGCACAGGATGGGGCTGGAGGTGCACGTGTGGACCGTGGACCTCCCGGAGCAGATGCGTCGTCTGGCCAGGCTCAACGTGGACGCGATCATGACTGACGTGCCTACCTTGGCCCAGGAGGTCCTGACCAGGAAGAAGGGGACTGGCAGACAGGGGAGGCAAAGGCCCTGA
- a CDS encoding Nramp family divalent metal transporter: MVPDSMTHEPAYPAPHALRPPEDPGDPVAHAVARHARRFRPVRSQRRLLALLGPAFVAAVAYVDPGNVAANITAGARYGYLLVWVLVAANAMAVLIQYQSAKLGIVTGQSLPQLLGGRMSRPQRLAYWAQAEVVAAATDLAEVIGGAVALHLLLGLPLLAGGLLVGAASMALLALQERRSQRTFEGAVIALLVVITIGFLGGLVVAPPDWGATLAGVLPRLEGSGSLLVAASMLGATVMPHAIYLHSSLVRDHNRDASTDTSTDVASPSATADGSPPGSGSPAGRAEETSARAERTARLLRATRVDVVWALVSAGAVNIALLLLAASALSGAQGTDTIEGAHRAITTTLGPAVGTVFAVGLLASGLASTSVGAYAGSEIMAGLLHLRVPLVLRRAVTLVPALVVIAVGAEPTWALVLSQVVLSFGIPLAVVPLIRTTGSVQVMGRWRDGAVLRWSARAAATLIIALNLALVVLTLSGQA, encoded by the coding sequence GTGGTCCCAGACTCGATGACCCACGAGCCCGCCTACCCCGCACCACACGCCCTGCGGCCCCCCGAGGATCCCGGCGACCCGGTGGCACACGCTGTGGCACGCCATGCCCGGCGCTTCCGCCCAGTCCGGTCACAGCGCCGCCTGCTGGCGCTCCTGGGACCGGCCTTCGTTGCCGCCGTGGCCTACGTGGACCCGGGCAACGTCGCCGCGAACATCACCGCCGGCGCCCGCTACGGCTACCTCCTGGTGTGGGTGCTCGTGGCCGCCAACGCCATGGCCGTGCTCATCCAGTACCAGTCCGCCAAGCTGGGGATCGTCACCGGGCAGTCCCTGCCGCAGCTCCTGGGCGGACGCATGAGCCGCCCGCAGCGGCTCGCGTACTGGGCACAGGCCGAGGTCGTCGCCGCTGCCACCGACCTGGCTGAGGTCATCGGCGGGGCCGTCGCCCTGCACCTGCTCCTGGGACTTCCGCTGCTGGCCGGGGGCCTCCTGGTCGGTGCCGCGTCGATGGCCCTGCTGGCCCTCCAGGAGCGGCGCAGCCAGCGGACATTCGAGGGAGCCGTCATAGCCCTGCTCGTGGTGATCACCATCGGCTTCCTCGGTGGCCTGGTTGTGGCACCCCCCGACTGGGGAGCCACCCTCGCCGGCGTGCTGCCCCGCCTGGAGGGGAGCGGAAGCCTCCTGGTAGCCGCCTCCATGCTGGGTGCCACCGTCATGCCCCACGCCATATACCTGCACTCCTCCCTGGTACGTGACCACAACCGTGACGCCAGCACCGACACCAGCACCGACGTCGCCAGCCCCAGTGCCACAGCCGATGGCAGCCCGCCGGGCAGCGGCTCCCCTGCCGGGCGGGCGGAGGAGACCAGCGCACGAGCCGAGCGCACTGCGCGCCTCCTGCGTGCCACCCGGGTCGACGTGGTGTGGGCGCTGGTCTCCGCAGGAGCCGTCAACATCGCCCTGCTGCTCCTGGCGGCCTCCGCGCTGTCGGGCGCGCAGGGGACGGACACCATTGAGGGAGCCCACCGGGCGATCACGACGACGCTAGGCCCTGCGGTCGGGACGGTCTTCGCGGTCGGCCTGCTGGCCTCCGGCCTGGCCTCGACCTCGGTCGGGGCCTACGCGGGATCGGAGATCATGGCCGGGCTGCTGCACCTGCGCGTGCCCCTGGTACTGCGCCGGGCCGTCACGCTGGTCCCTGCCCTGGTCGTCATCGCGGTAGGCGCGGAGCCGACCTGGGCACTGGTGCTCAGCCAGGTGGTGCTCTCCTTCGGCATACCGCTCGCCGTGGTACCGCTCATACGCACGACCGGATCGGTGCAGGTCATGGGTCGGTGGCGTGACGGAGCGGTCCTGCGCTGGTCAGCACGGGCGGCAGCGACCCTCATCATCGCGCTCAACCTGGCCCTGGTGGTCCTGACGCTCTCCGGACAGGCCTGA